The Mycoplasma sp. 1654_15 genome contains a region encoding:
- the rpmG gene encoding 50S ribosomal protein L33, protein MAREGITLRCEQCKMENYITKKNKKTQTEKLEMKKHCHKCNAHTSHKEKK, encoded by the coding sequence ATGGCAAGAGAAGGTATCACTTTAAGATGTGAACAATGTAAAATGGAAAATTACATTACAAAGAAAAACAAAAAAACTCAAACTGAAAAGTTAGAAATGAAAAAACATTGCCACAAATGCAATGCACATACTAGTCATAAAGAAAAAAAATAG
- the serS gene encoding serine--tRNA ligase, with the protein MITLKFILANVELVKTKLAQRNFDIKVIDEIVAFGTQKNELLVELNELKARRNEISDQIGKLAREKKETRSLKEEVIKINEDISGIETDFNEIDFKVENMLLRIPNLPLDDVPVGKDENDNVILETWAEVEQKSFKILPHYEIATELDIIDFKRAVKLSGTRFVIYKNEGARLVRALMNFMLDTHISNGYKEILPNTLILEEALYGTAQLPKFAEDLYKVNDSNLWLISTAEIPITNFYSQEIINLDKPIKFVGYSKSYRSEAGSGGRDTKGIIRMHEFHKVELVKITSQKEALSEFEKTVDDAANILKLLKIPHRRVVLSTGDMGFASKKTIDLEAWMPSEQRYREVSSISICGDFQAQRMKLRYKEDGKTLYANTINGSGLAIDRIIAIILEQYQTEEGFIEIPEVLIPYFGKIQKISKENK; encoded by the coding sequence ATGATAACTTTAAAATTTATTCTTGCAAATGTAGAACTAGTAAAAACAAAATTAGCACAAAGAAATTTTGATATTAAAGTAATTGATGAAATTGTTGCCTTTGGAACACAAAAAAATGAACTTTTAGTTGAACTTAATGAACTAAAAGCCAGAAGAAATGAAATATCTGATCAAATTGGAAAATTAGCAAGGGAAAAGAAGGAAACTCGTTCTTTAAAAGAAGAAGTTATAAAGATAAATGAAGACATCAGTGGTATTGAAACTGACTTTAATGAAATCGATTTTAAAGTAGAAAATATGCTACTTAGAATCCCTAATTTACCTTTAGATGATGTTCCTGTTGGAAAAGACGAAAACGATAATGTTATCCTAGAAACCTGAGCTGAAGTTGAACAAAAATCCTTCAAAATCCTTCCTCATTATGAGATTGCTACCGAATTAGATATCATCGATTTCAAAAGAGCAGTAAAGCTTTCTGGTACTCGGTTTGTAATCTATAAAAATGAAGGCGCTAGATTAGTTAGAGCTTTAATGAACTTTATGTTAGATACTCATATTTCAAACGGTTATAAAGAAATTCTTCCAAATACTTTGATTTTAGAAGAAGCTTTGTATGGAACCGCACAACTTCCTAAATTTGCTGAAGATCTTTATAAAGTAAATGATTCTAATTTATGATTGATTTCTACTGCGGAAATTCCAATTACTAATTTTTACTCTCAAGAAATAATAAATTTAGATAAACCTATCAAATTTGTTGGTTATTCAAAATCCTATCGTTCTGAAGCTGGTAGCGGAGGAAGAGATACTAAAGGAATCATCAGAATGCATGAGTTTCATAAAGTAGAACTGGTTAAAATTACTTCACAAAAAGAAGCACTTTCTGAGTTTGAAAAAACAGTTGATGATGCTGCTAATATTTTAAAATTGCTTAAAATTCCTCACAGAAGAGTGGTTCTATCTACCGGAGATATGGGATTTGCTTCTAAAAAAACTATTGATTTAGAAGCTTGAATGCCTTCAGAACAAAGATACAGAGAGGTTTCTTCTATTTCAATTTGTGGTGATTTTCAAGCTCAAAGAATGAAACTTCGTTATAAAGAAGATGGAAAAACTCTATATGCTAACACAATTAATGGTTCTGGGCTTGCAATTGATAGAATAATTGCTATAATTTTAGAACAATATCAAACAGAAGAAGGCTTTATTGAAATTCCTGAAGTATTAATTCCATACTTTGGTAAAATTCAAAAAATTAGTAAAGAAAATAAATAA
- a CDS encoding aminopeptidase P family protein, translating to MNKKYLDLTFQEHNLDVIISFSQQTRLWVSSIQTSDGIVFIEKDTTHLFVDSRYIEAAEKDAKNVVVHLLTTSNIKEFVSSKNYLRIGLEEEYLTLSEFNRIKNWFENAEFVQINAQKLRILKTKSEICKIKKAVDISLKAYDELLKHINENDTEKTLDIKLNFFLKKYGADKESFDSIIATGANAAMPHYHPKNVIIKENDFLKIDFGASYKGYIADITRTIIFKKEENVDPKKEEILNIVLKAAQLGRQAVRPGITASEVDKVCRDYIESQGYGQYFVHSTGHGVGIDVHELPTVSSMGSTVLEPGMLITVEPGIYIPGFGGARNEDVVLVTDTGSVTLSRPKEINGIEQE from the coding sequence ATGAACAAAAAATATTTAGATTTAACTTTCCAAGAACACAATTTAGATGTAATAATTTCATTTTCTCAACAAACAAGACTATGAGTTTCAAGTATTCAAACTAGTGATGGAATAGTTTTTATTGAAAAAGATACAACACATTTATTTGTAGACTCAAGATACATTGAGGCTGCTGAAAAAGATGCTAAAAATGTTGTAGTCCATCTATTAACAACTTCAAATATAAAGGAGTTTGTAAGTTCCAAAAACTATTTAAGAATTGGTCTTGAAGAAGAATATTTAACTCTGTCTGAATTTAACAGAATTAAAAATTGATTTGAAAATGCAGAATTTGTTCAAATAAATGCACAAAAATTAAGAATTCTTAAAACTAAAAGTGAAATTTGCAAAATCAAAAAAGCAGTAGACATTTCATTAAAAGCATATGATGAATTATTAAAACATATTAATGAAAATGACACTGAAAAGACATTAGATATTAAGTTAAATTTTTTCTTGAAAAAATATGGTGCAGATAAAGAATCCTTTGATTCTATTATTGCAACTGGTGCAAATGCTGCTATGCCTCACTATCATCCAAAAAATGTAATTATTAAAGAAAATGATTTTTTAAAAATTGATTTTGGAGCAAGCTATAAAGGTTATATAGCAGATATAACTAGAACAATTATCTTCAAAAAAGAAGAAAATGTTGATCCTAAAAAAGAAGAAATTTTAAACATTGTATTAAAAGCAGCTCAATTAGGTAGACAAGCAGTTAGACCAGGCATTACAGCTTCCGAAGTAGACAAAGTATGTAGAGACTACATTGAATCACAAGGTTATGGACAATACTTTGTACATTCAACAGGACACGGAGTAGGAATAGATGTTCATGAACTTCCAACAGTTTCTTCTATGGGCTCCACAGTACTAGAACCAGGAATGCTTATTACTGTAGAACCAGGAATCTATATTCCAGGATTTGGAGGAGCTAGAAACGAAGATGTCGTTTTAGTTACAGATACAGGTTCAGTTACATTATCAAGACCTAAAGAAATTAACGGAATTGAGCAAGAATAA
- a CDS encoding ATP-binding cassette domain-containing protein, translated as MLNYYYAQMVQQIQSDAKNNTFNTGWSKFLVIFITLLGIQLYTVVISFIKGYIQNRIRFRIYSSVSYEVAQHFEKAKSTEIKKFSESKFWNYLFNDADIYFNENILNWISFLNKIFDIVISIIIAALIHWSLIVAFLGVLAVSFLLSFSFQKKQKEAIINFSTAQEKLIEKLANILEGYDRLYYANKTYVIKERMQEQFQNMYLSELKKNYLEQFVKDGFITQVLYVIKLIATTSIIFAIFYTKLDVKSLIFFRFLFDVFLDSVPIMSMNLRKIKASKVVIDKLKLEHIKPDTNTELISPIQKLEFKNVNFSYDNKNFILKDFNFVFEKNKKYALVGESGKGKSTILKIILGVEDNYSGSILWNQKELKTIKESSLRENVSFLDGKNFIFRDSVDNNIALWDKNLDKNRVEKMLDYFNLSSEIKDFQQFNKENIMSLSEGQKQRITLARLMYTQPNFVILDEVFANLDKKNVNNIKEKLLLDSNLTIILVSHHLEPNDYKYFDAIIDFNKL; from the coding sequence ATGTTAAATTATTACTATGCACAGATGGTTCAGCAAATTCAGAGCGATGCGAAAAATAACACTTTTAATACTGGTTGATCTAAATTTTTAGTAATTTTTATTACTCTTTTAGGTATTCAACTTTATACAGTTGTAATTTCATTTATAAAAGGCTATATACAAAACAGGATAAGGTTTAGGATTTATTCTTCAGTTTCCTATGAAGTAGCTCAGCATTTTGAAAAAGCTAAATCAACTGAAATTAAAAAATTTTCTGAAAGTAAATTTTGAAATTATTTATTTAATGATGCTGATATTTACTTTAATGAAAATATTTTAAACTGAATTTCTTTTCTTAATAAAATTTTTGATATTGTTATTAGCATAATAATCGCTGCACTAATCCATTGAAGTTTAATCGTTGCTTTTCTAGGTGTTCTGGCAGTGAGTTTTCTCCTTTCTTTTTCTTTTCAAAAGAAGCAGAAAGAAGCAATTATTAATTTTTCAACTGCTCAAGAAAAATTAATTGAAAAATTAGCAAATATATTAGAAGGTTATGATCGTTTATATTATGCTAATAAAACTTATGTTATTAAAGAGCGAATGCAAGAACAATTCCAAAATATGTATTTAAGCGAACTGAAAAAAAATTATTTAGAACAGTTTGTAAAAGATGGCTTTATCACTCAAGTTTTATATGTAATAAAATTAATTGCTACAACATCCATTATTTTTGCTATTTTTTATACAAAATTAGATGTAAAATCACTAATATTCTTTCGATTTTTATTTGATGTTTTTCTTGATAGCGTTCCTATTATGTCGATGAATTTAAGAAAAATTAAAGCAAGTAAGGTAGTAATTGATAAATTAAAGCTTGAACACATAAAACCTGATACAAATACTGAGTTAATTTCGCCAATTCAAAAACTTGAATTTAAAAATGTTAATTTTTCTTATGATAACAAAAATTTTATTTTAAAAGATTTTAATTTTGTTTTCGAAAAAAACAAAAAATATGCTTTAGTAGGTGAATCTGGAAAAGGAAAATCAACAATTCTAAAGATTATTTTAGGTGTAGAAGATAATTATTCTGGCTCTATTTTGTGAAACCAAAAAGAACTTAAAACTATTAAAGAATCTAGTTTACGAGAAAATGTAAGTTTCTTAGATGGTAAGAATTTTATTTTCAGAGATTCTGTGGATAATAATATTGCTCTTTGGGATAAAAACTTAGATAAAAATAGAGTGGAAAAAATGCTTGATTATTTCAATCTTTCTTCAGAAATAAAGGATTTTCAACAATTTAATAAAGAAAATATAATGTCGTTGTCTGAAGGTCAAAAACAAAGAATTACACTGGCTAGATTAATGTATACACAGCCAAATTTTGTAATTTTAGATGAAGTATTTGCAAACCTTGACAAGAAAAATGTAAATAATATTAAAGAAAAATTATTGTTAGATTCTAATTTAACTATCATTCTAGTTAGCCACCATTTAGAACCAAATGATTATAAATATTTTGATGCAATTATTGATTTTAATAAATTATAA
- a CDS encoding ATP-binding cassette domain-containing protein, translating to MTKIVLKYFLKEKKLFALSLLCFIFMNLIVIANTYIISLIFNVIKNNQFEEYKTILIWQVVFFVLTTIFVIFNIWLYNKMLMKVKQHLRTDIIKSAEKTSISDFYKKGRGSFVASLKQDFDTIFEGLLNNFYQFIFSILAVGVILVILFTQSVYITLITIAMFIPNVIFPFVVKKVINSKTKKIIEFWKVFGEQFLNFLEGFPSIFFLNKKYLLTQVIQNKNNIIRRHIIKEVRWIILFEILNFSFSGFISICILTVVAYFVYQQKEDYSIFIFVYFFEILLVQQLAQFLNYIKQFVATQDILKKYSLEEKENEEKRSTLEIHFESIEIKNLNFSFDKKVIFKDFNFKFEKGKKYAITGPSGAGKSTLISILLRQIPLDETQGSILLNGKNYQDIDFDTFKNSMTFLDSKEFVFNTSIYNNVSFWEENQEDRVEKALEKANYFVDDIWQELNNLDSNLSTGQKQRINIARHFYRDKKLLILDEALANLDKENASKIKEDLFNDKELTLIHISHHIEPSDKYDYIIKIGLEDENTLEKI from the coding sequence ATGACTAAAATTGTTTTAAAATATTTTTTAAAAGAAAAAAAACTTTTTGCTTTAAGTTTATTATGTTTTATTTTTATGAATTTAATAGTTATTGCTAATACTTATATTATTAGCTTAATTTTTAATGTTATAAAAAATAATCAATTTGAAGAATACAAAACTATTTTAATTTGACAAGTAGTTTTCTTTGTTTTAACGACCATTTTTGTTATTTTTAATATTTGACTCTATAACAAAATGTTGATGAAGGTAAAACAACATTTAAGAACAGATATTATTAAAAGTGCTGAAAAGACAAGTATTTCTGATTTTTACAAAAAAGGTCGTGGTTCGTTTGTAGCTTCGTTAAAGCAAGATTTTGATACTATTTTTGAAGGTTTATTGAATAATTTTTACCAATTTATTTTTTCTATTTTAGCCGTTGGAGTCATACTAGTAATTTTGTTTACTCAAAGTGTTTATATTACTTTGATAACAATTGCAATGTTTATTCCTAATGTTATATTTCCTTTTGTTGTTAAAAAAGTTATTAATAGTAAAACTAAAAAAATTATTGAATTTTGAAAAGTTTTTGGTGAACAATTTTTAAATTTTCTCGAAGGTTTTCCTTCAATTTTCTTTTTAAATAAAAAATATTTGCTTACACAAGTAATTCAAAATAAAAACAATATTATCAGAAGACATATAATAAAAGAAGTAAGATGAATAATACTATTTGAAATTTTAAATTTTTCTTTCTCAGGTTTTATTAGTATTTGTATTTTGACTGTTGTTGCATATTTTGTTTATCAACAAAAAGAAGATTATTCTATCTTTATTTTTGTTTATTTCTTTGAAATCTTGTTAGTACAACAGCTTGCTCAATTTTTAAACTACATTAAGCAATTTGTTGCTACACAAGATATACTAAAAAAATATAGCTTGGAAGAAAAGGAAAATGAAGAAAAAAGAAGCACTTTAGAAATACATTTTGAATCTATTGAAATTAAAAATCTAAATTTTTCTTTTGATAAAAAAGTAATTTTTAAAGACTTTAATTTCAAATTTGAAAAAGGGAAAAAATATGCAATCACTGGTCCTTCAGGAGCTGGAAAATCAACATTAATTTCTATATTATTAAGACAAATTCCTTTAGATGAAACTCAGGGTTCTATTTTATTAAATGGTAAAAATTATCAAGACATTGATTTTGATACTTTTAAAAACAGTATGACTTTTCTAGATTCTAAAGAATTTGTTTTTAACACCAGTATCTATAATAATGTTAGTTTTTGAGAAGAAAATCAAGAAGATAGAGTAGAAAAGGCTTTGGAAAAGGCTAATTATTTTGTTGATGATATTTGACAAGAACTAAATAACTTAGATTCTAATTTATCAACTGGGCAAAAGCAAAGAATTAACATTGCTCGGCACTTTTACAGAGACAAAAAATTACTAATTTTAGATGAGGCACTTGCTAATTTAGACAAGGAAAATGCTTCAAAAATAAAGGAAGATTTGTTTAATGACAAGGAACTTACTTTAATTCACATTAGCCATCATATAGAACCTAGTGATAAATATGATTACATAATTAAGATAGGATTAGAAGATGAAAATACTTTGGAAAAAATATAA